CGTGCAGCAGCCTCGTCCACAAGGTCGATAGCCTTGTCAGGAAGGAAGCGGTCGGTGATGTATCGCTCGCTCAGCTGTACAGCCGCTAGGATAGCATCGTCTTGGATACGTACCTTGTGGTGGTTCTCGTACCGCTCCTTCAGACCTCTCAGGATAGAGATACTGCTCATCTCGTCAGGCTCGTCGACCATCACCATCTGGAAGCGGCGCTCGAGTGCCTTGTCCTTCTCAAAGTATTTGCGGTACTCATCGAGGGTGGTGGCTCCGATAGCCCGTAGCTCACCACGAGCGAGAGCCGGCTTAAGGATGTTTGCCGCATCCATAGCACCTTGCGAAGCTCCCGCCCCGACGAGTGTGTGGATCTCATCGATGAAAAGGATAACCTGTCCGTCGGAAGCGGTCACCTCGTTGACTACAGACTTAAGACGTTCCTCAAACTCTCCCTGATACTTCGCTCCTGCTATGAGAGCACCCATATCGAGTGAATAGATGAGCTTGTCCTTGAGGTTCTCAGGCACGTCACCACGTATGACACGGTGCGCCAAGCCCTCGGCGATAGCTGTCTTACCGACACCAGGCTCACCGACGAGGATAGGATTATTCTTCGTACGGCGAGAGAGTATCTGTAGGACACGACGTATCTCCTCGTCACGACCTATGACCGGGTCTAGCTTGCCCTCACGAGCACGCTCGCAAAGGTTGATAGCATACTTGCCAAGGGCGTTGTACTGCTGATCACTCGTTGCGGAGTCTACCTTGCGTCCCTTGCGCAGCTCCCGAATAGCCGCCTCAGCGTCAGCGTAGGTCAAGCCCGCGTCGAGGAGTAGCTGACGCGCATCGTTGGTCACCTTGAGAAGGGCTAGGAAGATATGCTCCACAGCTATGTATTGGTCACCCATCTCACTAGCTATCTGCTCGGACTGGGTGAGTACTTGGTTCGTCTGGTCAGAGAGGTAAGGCTCTCCGCCAGATACGTGAGGCAGACGCTTCAGTTGCTCTGCTACCGACTGCTCTATCTGGTGCATGTAAGCCCCTGCCTTGGTAGCGACATACTCGACGACGTCACGTCCCTCACGTAGTAGCGCATCTAGGAGGCATATAGGCTCTAGAGCCTGATGCTCCTGCTGGCGCGCTTGGGCGATCATCGTTTGGATCACCCGCTGCGATTTGATGGTGTACTTATCTATGTTCATGTGTTTAAGGTTTGATTTTGACTACCTCAAGCAACTGATGTGCCAAAGGACAAAATGTCACACACTAGCATCTTTAGTTCATACAAAAGAAGAGAAGGCAAGCACACATTGCTCACCTTCTCTTACTATTATATAAGGGTGTCTTGATTGGCAGCTTACTTCTTTGGTACCGTAGACGTGGCAATCTGTAGTCTCAGACCGAAGCCAGCCCCATCGGTAGCAGGCACAGACTGGATGCAAAGCCATAAGTCCCCCTCGGGGTATCGGTCTCTGCAGTAAGCATAAAAGAGTGGCCCTTTTCTTTCATCCTTTGTCATCCTAAAGTCGTCGGTAAAGCCGTACCCCTGAGCGATACTCTTGAGTAGGTCGTAAGCCTCGCTGTCTTTTTGGTACGCTTTGATGAGGATGTCTTCATGGGATAGATAGGCGGTGAAGAGTAGCAGGAAAGATCGATCCGTACGTCCAGGAGTGTATCTGTAAGCGATGCGCTTGATGTAGCGCATGTCGGTATAATTGTCTCCTTGACTCGGGGCGATAAAGGAGAGTGCGTAGGAAGAGCCTCCAGGTACCTTACGATCACTTTCCAAGAGCCAATCTTTAGCTTCGTTTGCCATCTGTATCTCATCCTTGCGCTGCTCAATCTCCGCAAGGATTGGTATGTAGATTGGGACAAATCGTCTGTCGGGGTCATCAGCTCCTATATATCTCTTGGCATCAACCTGGACGGCGGGCAAGACTTGGACAGAAACGGAGACCTGAGCTTCGCCAGCAGCGATAGTTATGGTACAGTGCCCCTCCGCCACGGCGGTTACTAAGCCTTGGCTGCTGACGGTGGCGACAGCCTCATTTGTTGACTGGTAGGTGTATCGCAGTGTTGCATCAGCGGGTGTCGCTGAGACGCTCAGCTGTGCACGCTTCCCTACCCGTAGTGAGAGCCTCTCGGGTGAGACGGAGAGCGTCGTGTGAGTAGGCTCCGTGGGTGGCTTCGGCGTTGTGGGTGGCTCCTTGTGACAAGCTATGAGCGAGAGCGTCAGAGCTAGGAGTAAAACGTTTAATGGTAGTGTCTTGAAGAACATATGGTTAGATATTAGGGGGGGGAGAGTCTTTTTGTCTAAGTGGTACAAAGGTAGAAAAAACATGCCACTTGTCGCACTGTGTTCTTTGGTGGGCATGAGCTTAATACAAAAGGAGACCTACACACTCTATGGTATAGGTCTCCTTCGGTATGATTAGACTGCTATTGCTATTGACTAGCTATAGGCAGACTGGAGTTGTACTACTAGTAGATGACGTCCATGTCTACGCGGCGTGCATCGGTGCGCTTAGCTGGTGTCGTGTCGACACCATTGTCGTAACGCTTGATAGCAGCTGCGGGTACGCCTGCCTCTTGGAGTGCCTTGATGACACTAGCAGCACGCTTAGCTGCGAGCTTGTTGTTGAAGTCTACTGGACCATCGATACTAGCATAGCCGTATACGAGTACGAGGGCGCGTGGATCGTTGATGACAAAGTCAGCAACGTTGCGCACAGCCTCGCGACCCTCTGCATTGAGGACGTCCGAGTTGACCTTAAAGAATACGCTACGACTGAGCTGCACGTTGTTGCGTGAGCGGTCTTGGTGGATCACCCGACGGTTGTCGTAGTTGTAGACAGGAGCCTGTGCAGGAGCCTTCTCTAGCTCATCAATCTGACTACGTAGAGCGGCTAGCTGCTGAGCTATCTGATCATCGTCACGCTGAGGGTTCTGCTGAGCTGCCTTGAGGCGAGCTAGCTCCTCTTCGAGTGCTTTGATCTTGTCCGCATCGTTAGTAGCCTGAGCCCCCTGAGCTACGACAAGATTACTCCCAGCGGGGTAGTATAGCTGTCCTCCGACGTTGATAGGCTGTCCAGGCTGTGTATAGACTGGAGTGGCCTTCATAGCGTTGAGGTTGTGATACTGTAGGAGTAGATAGAGTAGATCTCTGTCCTTATTGTTTGTGATTGTTATGTCACGTTGCTGAGGACAAGCCTTATTCATCTCATCCTCTTCGGCTGCGGTGACTATAGCATTGATGAGCGTGGCTAGCTCTTGCTTTGTCATTACCACCTCTTTCTCACGTCTGTCACGCTCGCCCTTCTCGACGCGCTCCGTGCGGTCGCGCTTCTGGCGAGGTGCCTGACGTCCATCACGCTGTGCCTCCACAGGTGTGGAGACAGCAGCTGATAGAAGGATCACGCACAGCCCGACTATAAATGATTTCTTAGTCATACTGTTGTAGTGATAATTGATTAGAAGTAGAAGCGGTATCCGAGAGATACGCTATGATTGCGTAGTGAGTGACGTAGACCGTAATCTAGGAATACAGCACTGTTGAGCTGTGGAAGCTTGTAAGAAGTACCAACGAGGAAGTTGACACCAAGCTTTGTGTCTGTAAAGCCACCGACACCAGCACCTAGATAAGGTACGAAGTCACCTAGCTCCTTGAAGTTGAAGTTGTAAACGACGTTGCCTGAGATACCGAGGGTAGTCTTCTTGCCAAAGCCGACGAAGATCTCAGGGACGAAGTCTAGGTTCGTATTGCTGATAGGCATGTAAGCGCGAGCACCGATTGCAAAAGTACCGAAGAGGTTCTCCTCCTTAGGCTTTACGAGGTTGGTACCTACGAGTAGGCCTACAGAGTTTAGCTTGAGGAGACTATTAGAGTTCTTGTCTACGGGTGTTGCATCGCTATTCATAGCTGCTGCAGAAGGTGTAGCAGGAGTCTGATAAGCAGGGTGCGTAGGAGGTGTCGTTACAACAGTCGTCGTAGAGGCGGGCTGCTGTGCACGCATCTGATTGCTCTGCTCGACCTTTCTATCAAGTGCATCGAGACGATCGAGGATCTTCTCGTTTTGCTCTGTTAGCTCAGTCGTAGTTGTCGTAGTGCTCTGAGCCTTTACCTGCTCATTAGCGAGCATCTGCTGCTGAGCGATGTACTGGGGAGAATTGCCGATGAGGGCGTGTACTAGCTCGCGCTCTAGTGGAGTAAGAGCGTCATCGTTGGGCTGACGGTTGACGTTGCCCTTCTGGCAGGAGTGACCCTTCTTGTTGGTGCGGTTGCGATCGATGATGCGCTGTGCCATATCCTCGATCTCAGATGGAGTCATGCGTACATACTCATCATTGTCACGATCCTGACCATAGTAGCGGTACTCACGATACTCGCGATACTCCTTATCTCGCATCTCGTTGACCTTATCCTGGACCTCCTCGTCTACAGTTGTGTCAAACTGGTAGTGACGAGCAGCTTTACCTAGGTTAAAGCGTACACCGAACTGATAAGCCATGTTCTTAGCAACGATCTCAGAGCTCTTTGTGACCGTCGTTGTCTTGACTCCAGGAGCTGGGTGTGCGATGAAGTTTGCACTACCGAATACGCTGACATAGCGGAAGAGGGGTACCTCTAGACCGATACCAGCCATACCGAATACGACATCATGTAGGTTAGCCTTGTCTAGCTCGGTAGCCTTCTCAGAGAGCTTAGCATCGAGGTAACCAGCACCGAGGTTGATGTAAGGTGTCACACCACGAGGTAGGTTGAGACGGCCGGTGAAGTAACCACCGTACATAGCGCACTCCTTGTCGAAGTCGAAGTTGAGCTTCTTGCCAGGCTTACCAGCTTGGTAGTAGAATCCACGTACACCGAAGGTGTTGTTGAAGTCTAGACCTACCTGACCACCGTAGAACCATGAGTCACGTGTGTTCCAGTAAGAGTTCTGATTGAAGTCCATGTATAGGAGAGAGGGCTCGATCGTGAAGACCATACCACGGAAGCCGTTTGAGAAGAAGTCTCTGTAAGCGCGGCTTACCTCATTACCACCTCTGGGGTCGTAGCCACCGAGGTAGACAGAGAGACCAGCACGAGCTGAGAAGTTGTTCATCAGAGCTAGACCATGCTTGTCGACCTTCTGACTAGCCTTTGCTAGATTGACGTATGGGTTGAGTAGATCTGTGCGGAAGCCCAGGTAGTTACCTGATAGGTTGAGGGCGATACGAGGTGCTAGATTGATCTTAAAGCCTAGTGCTCCAGAGAAGTATAGGTGATCAGTCTTCATCATCTCGATCTTCTGATCAGCGATGGGTAGCTCGTACTTCATGTTTTGGATACCACCACCGACGAGTAGGTAAGGAGCTAGGATGTAGCCATCGAGGAGGTTGAACTTCAGCTCAGCACCATAGCGCTCGATGTCGATCTTGCGATTACTCATCTGATCCTTAAAGATCGGATCTACGTTCCACTCATTGCCGTTGAGCTTAGACTTGATGCCGAAAGAGCGATCATAGACACCGCGTAGCTCTACAATTGGGCCGAAGCCGAAGCCAGCGCGTACGCCCCATAGCATAGCGTTGTCGATGTTGAGAGCATCGTCAAGGAACTCATACTGAAAGCCGCCACCGACAGTGACGCTCGCATCCTTGACCTGTGCCTTGGCCCCGTTGAAGCTCAGAAGAGCTACAAGAGCCGTACATAGTAGTAGGATTTTTTTATTCATAGTCGAACTATTAAATTGGTTGATAATGCTTAGTAAAGTTGGTGTACAAATAGAAGACCGTCTCACCTCACTCCGTTATATTGGTAGATGCTCCAAAGAAAACATCTTCTAGAGGGGAGACGAGCAGACTATCTCGCTATATCTGCTGTCACAAAGGTATGAAAAAGTATTGATACAAAGCAACTCTAAGCCTCTCTAATCTGCGAAAACCTCTATATTAAAGTCTTTTTAAGTGTGCGGGAACGGCTTTTGGAGATAAAGCAGTCATCGCATTACGATCTGATAGAGAGGCTAATAGTGCGACTACTGGGACAGACCTCTTTGGCGAAAAGAGAAGTATCCACGTGGGGATTTTCTAGATCTCCTGTGGAGATGCTGCAAAGGTCGTTGTTGCCACAAATAGATGCATAGGGGTGTCATGAAGGACGGCAGGGCTGATACATTATATATAATGAGATCGTTTACCTCTCTATTCCTCGTCTATCTTTTTGTGTGTGGCTCTTGAAAATTCGATTATGATGCGTCACCCCTGACTGGGAAAAGTTGATGCTAGCTCGCTACGATAATTTAGAACTGACTACATATCGAAACGGCGCCGTGTCGGTGAAAAGTGATTTCCACGTGGATATTCGATAAAGGAGAGAATCGGACGAATTCCCCTGTAAAGATATGTAAATGGAGATTAGAGGGTAGAAGTTAGAGATTAGAGATCCGATCACTCTGATAGCTCCGATGGTTCCGATAGCTAACAGTCAATAGCTAACAGCCAACAGCCAATCCCTGGCTGACACATTATTATGTATAGTGCACTCATCCATTTCTCGCTGGTCACTCATGTGTAGCTCCTGACAGAGTGATTATGATGCCTCAGCCCTGTGAAGGACGGAGCCTATTGACGTGAAATGAGTACATTTGCAGAGCAAGAGAAGTAGACGGATGATTGACGAACAGACCAAACAACTGATCATAGATACGGCACGCATCGATGAGGTGGTGCAGGACTTCGTGCATCTACGACGCAAGGGGTCGGCCTTTGTGGGGCTGTGTCCATTTCACAAGGATCGTCACCCCTCCTTTATCGTCACTCCGTCCAAGAATATCTGCAAGTGCTTCGCTTGTGGTGCTGGTGGCACGCCTGTATCCTTCATCATGAAGATACAGAACTGCTCCTTCGTCGAGGCACTCCGCTACCTCGCTCAGAAGTATAATATCCCAGTGCCAGAGCGGGAGATGACCGAGGAGGAGCAACAGCGTCAGAGTGAGCGTGAGGCACTTTACCTCGCTAATGAGGTGGCAGCGAAGTTCTTTACCGAGCAGCTCCTCAGCAGTGAGGAGGGGCTAGATATAGCCCTGCCTTACTTCACGCAGCGTGGCGTCCGCTCGGAGGCGATACAGACCTTTGGGCTGGGCTACTCGCCTAGTGATCGTCGTGCTTTGGCTAAGTATGTCGAGGCGCATGGCTACGACATGGAGAGCTTTGTGGCGACGGGGCTGCTCTACGCTCCGAGCGAGGGGCGTCCGAGTGCTGACCGCTATCACGAGCGGGTTATCTTCCCTATATATAATGTAGGGGGGCGGGTCGTCGGCTTCGGTGGGCGTACGATGCGCAAGGCGGACAAGATCGCCAAGTATATCAATTCGCCCGAGAGCATCATCTACGACAAGAGCCGTGAGCTATATGGTCTGTATCAGGCGAAGCGTGCCATAGCACATCTGGATCAAAGCATCATCGTCGAGGGCTATCTCGATGTGATCGCCATGCACCAGGTAGGCATAGAGAATGTAGTGGCGACCTCTGGTACGGCACTTACGGAGAGCCAAATACAGCTCTTGCGACGCTTCTCGCACAATGTGTTGGTGCTCTTCGACGGTGACGAGGCGGGGGTCAAGGCGGCACTGCGCTCGATCGATATGCTCCTCGCTGAGGGGATGCAGATCAAGCTCTTGGTACTACCCGATGGAGAGGACCCCGATGAGTTTGTCTCCAATCGTAGTCGCACAGAGGTGGAGGAGTACTTTGCAGCCCATGCGCAGGACTTCCTGACCTTCAAGTCGCAACTCTACGCTCAGCAGATGGCTAGTGACCCGCAGCTCAAGACGCAGCTGATGCGAGACATCTTGCAGAGCATTGCCACGATCCCCGACAGCCTCGAGCGGATCGTCTACATACAGCAGATGTCTCAGATGTATGGCGTGGCCGAGGATCTACTCTTGCAGCAGATCAAGCGAGAGCGCTTTAGCCGTGGGCGGGTCTATCAGTATGCCCCTCCAGAGGCAGAGACACCCGAAGAGGACGCTCCCGAGGAGACCCCGCAGGAGATCTCGCCTCTAGATGCGCCAATGAGCAATGAGGAACTGGATCTGATCCGCCTAGTAGTGCGCTACGGAGAGCGAAAGCTAAAGATCTCTGTGCAGGACGAGGAGGCTGGTGAGGGGGCTGAGCCTATGGTGATACAGGTCGCTGTGGCTAACTTCGTCTATCAGGAGCTCAAGCAAGATGACATAGTCATCGACCATCCGCTTGTCAAGCGCATTCTCAACGATAGCAACAAGATGATGCTGGAGGAGCTGAGCGTCTCGGAAGATGGTGAGTCGAAGCATCGCTGTGGCTCCTTCCTTTGCAATTCGGAGGTTCCGCAGGTGGCTGCGCTGGCGGTGGATCTCTACGCAACCCCATACAGGCTCTCTCGCAAGGCTCGCGAGGAGCTACAGATGCCAAATAACGATGATGATGACGAGGAAGTACCCGATGAGTGGGTGCGTGAGATGACCTTTAAGGTGCTATACACCTACAAGCTAGCGTACGCTGATGAGCGTTGTCAGCAGATCTCGAAGCAGATACAGACGCTACAGGAGGAGCATCCAGAGGCAGACTACGAGAGCTACCAGCCACTCCTCCAGGAGCTATCCACATGGCAAGAGATACGCAGGATGCTGGGACAGTTTAGCGGTCAGCGTGTGGTCATTTCGTGAGCTGAGGCATGTGATGAAGTACTGTTCGTTAACCCTTTTACCAATCTAGAGAAGAAAGCACAGTCATGCAGTTTGCCGATATATATGGATACCGAGCCCTCAAGCAGCAGTTCGTCCACCTGACCCAGTCTGGCCAGATGCCCCACGCTGTGCTACTGGAGATACAGGAGGGCTACCCAGGGCTTCACCTAGCGTGGGCCTGGGCGCAGTACATACAGTGTCAGTCTCCTACGGGCGAGGACTCTTGTGGCGAGTGCGCTTCCTGCAAGAAGGTCGCAGCTAGTGCTCACCCTGACGTCATCTTCGTCTATCCCGTGGTCAAAGCGGCACAAGACGAGACCCCTACGGAGCGATACTTCGACGAGTGGCGCACGCTCCTCGAGCGGTCGCCCTACATCACCGATCAGGACTGGCTCGAAGTGCTGGAGGCGGGCAATAGTCAGCCAGTTATTTACGTAAATGAGATCAATAGTCTCCTGTCACGTCTCTCTGTCACGACCACCGAAGGGGGCTGGCGCACGATCATCATCTACCAGCCTGAGCGCATGAATGATGCAGCGGCCAACAAACTTCTCAAGTCGCTCGAAGAGCCTCCCGCCGAGACGCTCTTTATCCTGGTGTCGGCACATTCGGATCGCCTCCTAGACACGATCCTGAGCCGTGTGCAGCGCTTCGAATTGCCTCCGATGACGGAGGCAGAGATGAGAGAGGCCTTGACAGCACTGCACCCTGAGCTAGCTACTGATGCCCTTGAGGCGATGATCCCCCTAGTGGACGGCAATCTGAGCGATGCCCTACGGCTACTCGATAGCTCCGCCTCGCAAGACAAACTACAAGAACTGGCGCAACAGTGGTACGATGCGACGCTACGAGCCGACATCTTGCGTCTGAAGCTGCTCAGTGAGGAGGTGGACAAAGCTGGACGTGAGGGAGCGGTCGCTTTCCTCAAACTACTGATGCAACAGGTGGGGCAGCAGTGGCACCGTGCGCTCCGTGGTGAGGCACGTGTAGGGGAGCTACGGGTCAACAATAAGGCAATGGGTGCCTGCTATCGTCTCCTCGAGGAGGCAATGCGAGAGATTCGTGGCAATGTGCTGACGAAGATGGTGCTCTTCGACACATTCCTGCGTATGCTGCTCGCCTTGCGCAACTAAGATCACTAGCGATGTCAGAGCAGACGTTACGCCATCAGGGACTTGACCTCCTGCGGCTCCTCTCGGTCGTGATGGTAATCGGCATTCACACGGCGGGAGGGTACTTTATGGAAGAGGCTTCGCTGTCAGAGCGTTGGCAGGCTGCCCCGTGGTATGCACTCTCAGTGGGAGCGGTGTCACTCTTTGTGATGATGAGCGGAGCCTTCATGCTATCGCCTGAGCGGCAGATCGGGAGCTTGGTACACTTCTACAAGCGTAGTGTGGGGCGCAAGATACTCTTGCCACTGCTTGTCTGGTCTGTGGGCTACTACTTCTGGTACTGTGCGAAGGAGCAGGCGTGGCTCGCCTTCCAGTGGTATCACTTGTGGTATCTCGTGATGCTGGCGGGACTCTACGTGGTCACCCCTATGCTACGCTGGCTCTGCGAGCGGATCGAGCGTAGCGATAGTCCTACCTATGGAGGCAATCGGGGATTACTGATCTTGACGCTCGGGAGCTATCTCGTAGCGCTTGCTGTAGACATCTACTACCGCTCGTATGGCATCCAGCAGATCTGCCTGCTCTGGTGGGTGCAGTACCTCCCTTACTACCTTGCGGGCTATCTGATCTCTCGCACCATTAGTCAGTTGCCGGGCAAAGGCTGGCTCGTGGCACTCTTCATCGGGAGTATGCTGCTACACGGAGCACTGCTCATTTACGTGCCTTACCAATTGTTAGGACGGGTGGGTGTCAACTTCTTTCCGCTGGTCGTACTCAAGGTGGTCTCGCTCTTCGCCCTCTGCTACCGATGGCGACCCACAGCACGACTCTTAGTATCGGCAAGTACGCTTTACCCCTATGTGATGGGGATCTACTTGGTACACTTTGCGGTGCTGCAGGTAGTCTTCAAGCTTTTCGTCCTTTTCCTCCCCGCACTGACCGCCTGTCCAGCTGTAAGCCTCCCGCTACGCATCCTTCTCATTGCGCTCATCTCATTAGGTGTCACCGCTTTGCTCCGCAAGGTGCCACGACTACGACCGCTAGTTTAGAGGGAAAAGCCTTTACAAGACAGCAATGATTTCGTATCTTTGCGAAGTAACTAATCAATAGAGCAAACCGAATAGATATATGTTTAGTGGAATAGTAGAAGGTATGGCGCAGGTGCGCCGCCTAACCCGCGAAGGAAGCAACCTGCACATCACACTCGCCTGCAACTTTGCCGCAGAGCTACAGATAGATCAGAG
The sequence above is a segment of the Porphyromonas vaginalis genome. Coding sequences within it:
- a CDS encoding Ig-like domain-containing protein gives rise to the protein MFFKTLPLNVLLLALTLSLIACHKEPPTTPKPPTEPTHTTLSVSPERLSLRVGKRAQLSVSATPADATLRYTYQSTNEAVATVSSQGLVTAVAEGHCTITIAAGEAQVSVSVQVLPAVQVDAKRYIGADDPDRRFVPIYIPILAEIEQRKDEIQMANEAKDWLLESDRKVPGGSSYALSFIAPSQGDNYTDMRYIKRIAYRYTPGRTDRSFLLLFTAYLSHEDILIKAYQKDSEAYDLLKSIAQGYGFTDDFRMTKDERKGPLFYAYCRDRYPEGDLWLCIQSVPATDGAGFGLRLQIATSTVPKK
- a CDS encoding OmpA family protein encodes the protein MTKKSFIVGLCVILLSAAVSTPVEAQRDGRQAPRQKRDRTERVEKGERDRREKEVVMTKQELATLINAIVTAAEEDEMNKACPQQRDITITNNKDRDLLYLLLQYHNLNAMKATPVYTQPGQPINVGGQLYYPAGSNLVVAQGAQATNDADKIKALEEELARLKAAQQNPQRDDDQIAQQLAALRSQIDELEKAPAQAPVYNYDNRRVIHQDRSRNNVQLSRSVFFKVNSDVLNAEGREAVRNVADFVINDPRALVLVYGYASIDGPVDFNNKLAAKRAASVIKALQEAGVPAAAIKRYDNGVDTTPAKRTDARRVDMDVIY
- a CDS encoding outer membrane beta-barrel protein, which translates into the protein MNKKILLLCTALVALLSFNGAKAQVKDASVTVGGGFQYEFLDDALNIDNAMLWGVRAGFGFGPIVELRGVYDRSFGIKSKLNGNEWNVDPIFKDQMSNRKIDIERYGAELKFNLLDGYILAPYLLVGGGIQNMKYELPIADQKIEMMKTDHLYFSGALGFKINLAPRIALNLSGNYLGFRTDLLNPYVNLAKASQKVDKHGLALMNNFSARAGLSVYLGGYDPRGGNEVSRAYRDFFSNGFRGMVFTIEPSLLYMDFNQNSYWNTRDSWFYGGQVGLDFNNTFGVRGFYYQAGKPGKKLNFDFDKECAMYGGYFTGRLNLPRGVTPYINLGAGYLDAKLSEKATELDKANLHDVVFGMAGIGLEVPLFRYVSVFGSANFIAHPAPGVKTTTVTKSSEIVAKNMAYQFGVRFNLGKAARHYQFDTTVDEEVQDKVNEMRDKEYREYREYRYYGQDRDNDEYVRMTPSEIEDMAQRIIDRNRTNKKGHSCQKGNVNRQPNDDALTPLERELVHALIGNSPQYIAQQQMLANEQVKAQSTTTTTTELTEQNEKILDRLDALDRKVEQSNQMRAQQPASTTTVVTTPPTHPAYQTPATPSAAAMNSDATPVDKNSNSLLKLNSVGLLVGTNLVKPKEENLFGTFAIGARAYMPISNTNLDFVPEIFVGFGKKTTLGISGNVVYNFNFKELGDFVPYLGAGVGGFTDTKLGVNFLVGTSYKLPQLNSAVFLDYGLRHSLRNHSVSLGYRFYF
- the dnaG gene encoding DNA primase, which encodes MIDEQTKQLIIDTARIDEVVQDFVHLRRKGSAFVGLCPFHKDRHPSFIVTPSKNICKCFACGAGGTPVSFIMKIQNCSFVEALRYLAQKYNIPVPEREMTEEEQQRQSEREALYLANEVAAKFFTEQLLSSEEGLDIALPYFTQRGVRSEAIQTFGLGYSPSDRRALAKYVEAHGYDMESFVATGLLYAPSEGRPSADRYHERVIFPIYNVGGRVVGFGGRTMRKADKIAKYINSPESIIYDKSRELYGLYQAKRAIAHLDQSIIVEGYLDVIAMHQVGIENVVATSGTALTESQIQLLRRFSHNVLVLFDGDEAGVKAALRSIDMLLAEGMQIKLLVLPDGEDPDEFVSNRSRTEVEEYFAAHAQDFLTFKSQLYAQQMASDPQLKTQLMRDILQSIATIPDSLERIVYIQQMSQMYGVAEDLLLQQIKRERFSRGRVYQYAPPEAETPEEDAPEETPQEISPLDAPMSNEELDLIRLVVRYGERKLKISVQDEEAGEGAEPMVIQVAVANFVYQELKQDDIVIDHPLVKRILNDSNKMMLEELSVSEDGESKHRCGSFLCNSEVPQVAALAVDLYATPYRLSRKAREELQMPNNDDDDEEVPDEWVREMTFKVLYTYKLAYADERCQQISKQIQTLQEEHPEADYESYQPLLQELSTWQEIRRMLGQFSGQRVVIS
- a CDS encoding ATP-binding protein, with the protein product MQFADIYGYRALKQQFVHLTQSGQMPHAVLLEIQEGYPGLHLAWAWAQYIQCQSPTGEDSCGECASCKKVAASAHPDVIFVYPVVKAAQDETPTERYFDEWRTLLERSPYITDQDWLEVLEAGNSQPVIYVNEINSLLSRLSVTTTEGGWRTIIIYQPERMNDAAANKLLKSLEEPPAETLFILVSAHSDRLLDTILSRVQRFELPPMTEAEMREALTALHPELATDALEAMIPLVDGNLSDALRLLDSSASQDKLQELAQQWYDATLRADILRLKLLSEEVDKAGREGAVAFLKLLMQQVGQQWHRALRGEARVGELRVNNKAMGACYRLLEEAMREIRGNVLTKMVLFDTFLRMLLALRN
- a CDS encoding acyltransferase yields the protein MSEQTLRHQGLDLLRLLSVVMVIGIHTAGGYFMEEASLSERWQAAPWYALSVGAVSLFVMMSGAFMLSPERQIGSLVHFYKRSVGRKILLPLLVWSVGYYFWYCAKEQAWLAFQWYHLWYLVMLAGLYVVTPMLRWLCERIERSDSPTYGGNRGLLILTLGSYLVALAVDIYYRSYGIQQICLLWWVQYLPYYLAGYLISRTISQLPGKGWLVALFIGSMLLHGALLIYVPYQLLGRVGVNFFPLVVLKVVSLFALCYRWRPTARLLVSASTLYPYVMGIYLVHFAVLQVVFKLFVLFLPALTACPAVSLPLRILLIALISLGVTALLRKVPRLRPLV